A genomic segment from Methanolobus zinderi encodes:
- a CDS encoding sensor histidine kinase translates to MNDHYQEIVKDISLLYELSLSIGTSLDLKENCDAFLNKLLARENFAFASVWIKNKYLTGEHNHKATLVYANPEYRACENTIDISSPAFTLIKDKEPVMISNEDDHFEMLISEKDINKGIYFIFPLGDIGFLKVYSAFEKKTGDDIILSKLINVVSKFTVSLEACLYHERSLRELEERKRIENELRISEKRFKDMAELLPEMIYECDLRGDFTYINKSGLQMLGFSKEDLQRGLNISELIPDSEKGKFRSRFTELLAAKELPSMEYELLTKHGRMISVIMSSTVMIKGREVTGIRGIALDITEKKRMQDSLLDAKMIAVANRARNDFFANMSHELRTPLNSIIGFSNVLEDRTYGELNNEQARYVNYIHSSGQKLLELINDLLSLSMMETQDIEIKPEYFDIIRAVVEVSEALKPLLLRRNVHMEVITHTEIGTIHADRSKFKQIVYNLINCILNKSEERLDMDLELDMVSNMLKVSIKQKQNIFSSYDIEKITGILSENNKSSSGENDALELEMMLTKRFVELHDGSIWFESCGEGSCFSFILPADTKVENESQLILV, encoded by the coding sequence ATGAATGATCATTACCAGGAGATCGTAAAGGATATTTCACTATTATATGAGCTCTCACTGTCCATCGGAACTTCCCTTGACCTGAAAGAGAATTGTGATGCATTCCTGAACAAACTGCTTGCAAGGGAAAACTTTGCTTTTGCATCGGTCTGGATCAAGAACAAGTACCTTACAGGAGAACACAATCACAAAGCCACACTCGTTTATGCAAATCCGGAATACAGGGCATGTGAAAATACCATCGACATATCGAGTCCTGCCTTCACCCTTATAAAAGATAAAGAGCCGGTAATGATAAGTAACGAGGATGATCACTTTGAGATGTTGATCTCTGAAAAGGATATCAACAAAGGAATCTATTTCATCTTCCCGCTTGGAGATATCGGCTTTCTGAAGGTATATTCCGCTTTCGAGAAAAAAACTGGCGATGACATTATTCTCAGCAAGCTCATAAATGTAGTGTCCAAGTTCACGGTCTCTTTGGAAGCGTGCCTGTATCATGAACGTTCACTCAGGGAGCTAGAGGAAAGAAAGCGCATAGAGAACGAATTGCGCATCAGCGAGAAAAGGTTCAAGGACATGGCAGAACTTCTACCGGAAATGATATACGAATGCGATCTGAGAGGGGATTTCACCTATATCAATAAAAGCGGTCTTCAAATGCTTGGTTTCTCTAAGGAGGACCTGCAAAGAGGATTGAATATCTCCGAGCTTATCCCGGATTCCGAAAAAGGAAAATTCAGAAGCAGGTTCACAGAATTGCTTGCGGCAAAGGAGTTACCTTCAATGGAGTACGAACTCCTGACAAAGCATGGCCGTATGATCAGCGTAATTATGTCCTCTACTGTTATGATAAAAGGCAGGGAAGTCACGGGTATCAGGGGTATCGCCCTGGATATTACCGAGAAGAAAAGAATGCAGGATTCCCTCCTTGATGCAAAGATGATCGCGGTTGCAAACAGGGCCAGAAATGATTTCTTTGCTAACATGAGTCATGAACTCAGGACCCCCCTCAATTCCATAATAGGATTCTCCAACGTTCTGGAAGACAGGACATATGGCGAGCTTAACAATGAACAGGCCCGCTATGTAAATTATATCCACTCGAGCGGACAAAAGCTGTTAGAACTGATAAATGACCTGTTGAGCCTTTCCATGATGGAAACCCAGGATATCGAAATAAAGCCCGAATACTTCGACATAATCAGAGCGGTCGTTGAGGTAAGCGAGGCATTAAAGCCACTATTGTTGAGACGCAACGTGCATATGGAAGTTATCACCCATACGGAGATAGGAACTATCCACGCTGACAGAAGCAAGTTCAAACAGATAGTTTACAATCTGATAAACTGCATACTTAATAAATCCGAAGAAAGGCTGGACATGGACCTCGAACTGGACATGGTCAGTAATATGCTAAAAGTTTCAATCAAACAAAAACAGAATATTTTCTCGTCCTATGATATCGAAAAGATAACCGGAATATTGAGTGAGAACAATAAAAGCTCATCCGGGGAAAATGATGCACTTGAACTGGAAATGATGCTTACAAAGAGATTCGTTGAACTGCATGATGGAAGCATCTGGTTTGAAAGCTGCGGGGAAGGCAGTTGTTTCTCCTTTATACTGCCTGCAGATACAAAAGTGGAAAACGAAAGCCAGCTCATACTGGTCTGA
- the cdhB gene encoding CO dehydrogenase/acetyl-CoA synthase complex subunit epsilon, translated as MVETTKNTQIYTTWGRKTAKPVKPAVAGKMVSKAKRPLLVIGSEIVGDEKLTDRIVAIAKKGVPVAATGHSITAFNGKDIGAKYINVHSLAHFLGDEKWGGLDGKGPYDTIVFLGHKKYYLDQVLSGLKNFTDLKTLTLERHFMQNATLSFGNIKPEVQIEALDEFIENL; from the coding sequence ATGGTGGAAACAACCAAGAACACACAGATCTACACCACATGGGGCAGGAAAACGGCAAAGCCTGTCAAGCCTGCTGTGGCAGGCAAGATGGTCTCAAAGGCAAAGAGACCACTTCTTGTAATAGGATCAGAGATCGTCGGTGACGAGAAACTCACCGACAGAATAGTAGCGATTGCCAAGAAGGGTGTACCGGTTGCAGCAACCGGACACTCCATAACTGCTTTTAATGGTAAGGACATAGGTGCAAAGTACATCAATGTCCACTCACTGGCACATTTCCTCGGAGATGAGAAGTGGGGCGGCCTTGACGGAAAAGGACCATATGATACTATAGTATTCCTCGGACACAAGAAGTATTATCTTGACCAGGTATTATCAGGTCTCAAGAACTTCACCGATCTGAAGACACTCACCCTTGAAAGACATTTCATGCAGAATGCTACATTGTCTTTCGGAAACATTAAACCCGAGGTTCAGATCGAAGCGCTTGACGAATTTATAGAGAACTTATAA
- a CDS encoding FIST C-terminal domain-containing protein: protein MYIESSSAEDIATKITDMIDNDNEIAMILLGEEGNTDVYELIRKLNKSNIQFFGGIFPGLIYGTGVHHSGTILQKFPLLEKPELVKGLDDQNFKVPDFEGRLFEDTGKKHTLIILIDGMTANITQLLHRTFNNLGNSVNYLGAGAGSSHYEQKQCIFTPEGIFKDAAVIVPIEMETGLGVSHGLEFVSGPVLVTRSGNNAIQELNWKNAYQEYKGIIEDKIGKKWSDKEFSEHMDDFALGIYCKDKEYIARVITNVSEKGELICAGEMPENAALSILRSKKDNMIAAASKAAQEAIYPERKARNSFIVECVGRYKFLGDGFDAELGSINSKITEDEAKPEGVLSVGEISSYIDGILEFFNFTVVVGRFYE from the coding sequence ATGTACATCGAGAGTTCCTCAGCAGAAGATATAGCCACAAAAATCACTGACATGATCGACAATGATAATGAAATAGCGATGATACTGCTGGGAGAAGAGGGAAATACCGATGTATATGAGCTTATCAGGAAACTTAACAAAAGCAATATCCAGTTCTTCGGAGGCATATTCCCGGGCCTGATATACGGAACCGGGGTACATCACTCCGGGACTATCCTGCAGAAATTTCCCCTTCTGGAGAAGCCGGAACTTGTGAAAGGGCTTGATGATCAGAACTTCAAGGTTCCTGATTTTGAAGGAAGATTGTTTGAAGATACAGGCAAAAAACACACATTAATAATCCTGATCGACGGAATGACGGCAAATATAACGCAGTTGTTACACAGAACATTCAACAACCTGGGGAACTCGGTAAATTACCTTGGAGCAGGAGCCGGCTCTTCGCATTATGAGCAAAAACAGTGCATATTTACTCCTGAAGGCATTTTCAAGGATGCTGCGGTAATTGTCCCCATTGAGATGGAAACCGGATTGGGAGTCAGTCACGGACTCGAATTTGTCTCCGGCCCTGTCCTTGTTACAAGATCCGGAAATAATGCCATACAGGAGCTGAACTGGAAGAACGCGTATCAGGAATATAAAGGTATTATCGAAGATAAGATCGGTAAAAAATGGAGCGATAAAGAATTCTCAGAACATATGGATGATTTCGCACTCGGCATCTATTGCAAGGACAAGGAATACATTGCACGCGTAATTACAAATGTAAGCGAAAAGGGAGAGCTGATCTGTGCCGGAGAAATGCCGGAAAACGCTGCTCTCAGCATCCTCAGAAGTAAGAAGGACAACATGATAGCAGCAGCTTCAAAAGCAGCACAGGAAGCCATATATCCTGAAAGGAAGGCCAGAAATTCATTTATTGTGGAATGTGTTGGCAGATATAAGTTCCTTGGAGACGGATTTGATGCCGAACTGGGTTCGATAAACTCAAAGATCACTGAGGATGAGGCAAAACCGGAAGGTGTTCTCTCTGTCGGAGAGATTTCCTCCTATATAGACGGAATACTGGAATTCTTCAATTTCACAGTAGTAGTGGGGCGTTTCTATGAATGA
- a CDS encoding AAA family ATPase, producing the protein MAKIIAVTGKGGTGKTATTSLLIRHLTRGDKVVLAVDADPDTNLPETLGCETSKTIGDIKEYMHDERDNLPPDINKESILEGKLYEILEEMPGYDLLVMGRPEGSGCYCYVNNLLRGIMDKLVSNYDVLIIDAEAGLEHFSRKIFRNVDDLIVVTDGSRRGLRTAERIRELVGELETDISNIYVIANKVTDANRERISGTAEELGLELIGMIPVDDMIVERDLAGEPLFDLPDESVAVQEVEKIAQKLGL; encoded by the coding sequence GTGGCTAAGATTATTGCAGTGACAGGTAAAGGCGGAACAGGGAAGACTGCAACCACCAGTCTTCTCATTCGCCACCTTACAAGAGGTGACAAGGTGGTCCTTGCGGTTGATGCGGACCCCGATACAAACCTCCCGGAAACACTCGGATGCGAAACCAGCAAGACGATCGGCGATATCAAGGAATACATGCACGATGAGCGTGACAACCTTCCGCCTGACATCAACAAGGAATCCATACTCGAAGGAAAGCTCTATGAGATACTTGAAGAGATGCCGGGATATGACCTGCTGGTCATGGGAAGACCCGAAGGTTCAGGTTGTTACTGTTATGTCAACAACCTGCTTCGCGGAATCATGGACAAGCTTGTAAGCAACTATGATGTACTCATTATAGATGCCGAGGCCGGGCTGGAACATTTCAGCAGGAAGATATTCAGAAATGTGGATGACCTCATCGTTGTCACCGACGGCTCACGCAGAGGTCTGAGAACTGCTGAGAGGATCCGGGAACTTGTTGGTGAGCTTGAAACAGATATATCTAACATCTACGTTATTGCAAACAAGGTCACAGATGCAAACCGTGAGAGGATCTCCGGTACTGCTGAAGAACTCGGTCTTGAACTTATAGGAATGATCCCCGTTGACGACATGATTGTGGAAAGAGATCTTGCCGGGGAACCATTATTTGATCTTCCGGACGAATCTGTTGCAGTACAGGAAGTGGAGAAGATCGCTCAGAAACTTGGTTTGTAA
- a CDS encoding DUF362 domain-containing protein, translating into MSDVFFKPSENVASDETQIDQIIELFPKISPVKEGDLVAVKIHPGEYGNTTHVHPVLVRTIVDLVKDAGGIPFVTDTTVLYSGKRFNGADVIDTAAINGFSHAGMGAPFICADGLTGDDSVLTSIGGEKVEDITVASAIARADSMIMLSHCKGHPASGFGGAVKNLGMGCLDKAGKTQVHEVGRPDIDPEKCVGCNNCVKLCPWGAITVEDGKASVDRDLCKGELSCAESCRYGAIVPPAGFFNEMQARLGEAALGPIKHLEGRIGYINWIFNLTPGCDCFNFSAPAFTGDIGILASKDPVALDMASIDLINQKMQHDKSGQISDVWGIDPVIHVDYAARIGAGSPEYKLLR; encoded by the coding sequence ATGAGTGATGTATTTTTCAAACCTTCAGAAAATGTTGCCAGTGATGAGACCCAGATAGATCAGATCATAGAGCTGTTCCCGAAAATATCACCTGTGAAAGAGGGGGACCTTGTTGCGGTAAAGATCCATCCGGGAGAGTACGGAAATACAACACATGTACATCCGGTACTGGTCAGAACGATAGTCGACCTTGTAAAGGATGCAGGAGGAATTCCTTTTGTTACCGATACCACAGTCCTCTATAGCGGAAAGAGGTTCAACGGAGCTGATGTGATCGACACTGCTGCGATCAACGGATTCTCACATGCAGGAATGGGAGCACCTTTTATCTGTGCAGACGGACTTACCGGAGATGATAGTGTGCTTACCAGTATCGGTGGCGAGAAAGTGGAAGATATAACGGTGGCCTCAGCCATCGCCAGGGCAGATTCCATGATAATGCTATCCCACTGTAAAGGGCATCCAGCCTCGGGTTTCGGGGGAGCGGTCAAGAATTTGGGAATGGGATGTCTGGACAAGGCAGGCAAGACACAGGTACATGAGGTTGGCAGGCCCGACATTGACCCTGAGAAATGTGTCGGATGTAATAACTGCGTAAAGCTCTGTCCCTGGGGAGCAATAACAGTTGAAGATGGCAAAGCAAGCGTTGACAGGGACCTCTGTAAAGGTGAGCTTTCCTGTGCTGAAAGCTGCAGGTATGGTGCCATCGTGCCACCAGCTGGTTTTTTCAACGAGATGCAGGCCCGCCTTGGTGAAGCCGCACTCGGACCCATAAAACACCTTGAGGGCAGGATCGGATACATCAACTGGATATTTAACCTGACCCCTGGTTGCGATTGTTTCAATTTCTCTGCACCTGCCTTTACAGGTGACATCGGCATACTTGCTTCAAAGGATCCTGTGGCCCTGGACATGGCAAGTATCGATCTTATCAACCAGAAGATGCAGCATGACAAAAGCGGGCAGATCAGCGATGTGTGGGGCATTGACCCTGTAATCCATGTAGATTATGCGGCCAGGATCGGTGCAGGCAGTCCGGAGTATAAGCTTTTGCGCTGA
- a CDS encoding 60S ribosomal export protein NMD3, with protein MNYTICPKCGKDTKRLIDSLCQECFFESSDLVKVPQVLHAQVCSNCGAHFNRGRWTNDYDIDEIVIRTVEDELLIHEKAEDIELYIEPRQMTPHLYRVRVEVDATIIGERLHQQVETEVRIGRMACDMCSRISGGYFESILQIRATNRRLNDEEKKECMAIVNSILKRMRKKGDRMAFISNSIDDREGIDLYMGSANASRDICKEVVSELGGTFSESPNLFTRKDGKDVYRITFALRLPEFMPGDIIEFGENVIEVRKFGKNVTGTNLISGSKYLSKPDEIQDAKLVGRREDAVRTVVVATEDDELMVLDPENYETVTIKKPLLFSAEAGDEVPAIKTSNGIVVLTEDSPDTD; from the coding sequence ATGAATTATACCATTTGTCCTAAATGCGGAAAAGACACGAAAAGACTTATTGATAGTCTTTGCCAGGAATGCTTCTTTGAGAGCTCGGACCTTGTAAAAGTACCACAGGTTTTGCATGCGCAGGTCTGCTCAAATTGCGGAGCACACTTCAATAGGGGCAGATGGACAAATGATTACGACATCGATGAGATCGTGATCCGGACCGTTGAGGACGAGCTGCTGATCCATGAAAAAGCGGAGGATATCGAGCTTTATATAGAGCCCAGGCAGATGACGCCACATCTCTACCGTGTAAGAGTGGAAGTCGACGCCACAATAATCGGGGAAAGACTGCATCAGCAAGTAGAGACAGAGGTGCGTATAGGCCGCATGGCATGTGATATGTGCAGCCGGATCTCAGGAGGATATTTCGAGTCGATACTCCAGATAAGGGCTACCAACCGCCGCCTGAACGATGAAGAAAAGAAGGAATGCATGGCTATTGTTAACTCCATTCTAAAAAGAATGCGTAAAAAGGGTGACAGGATGGCATTCATTTCAAATTCTATCGATGACAGGGAAGGTATCGACCTCTACATGGGCTCGGCAAACGCAAGCCGTGATATCTGCAAGGAAGTCGTATCCGAGCTTGGAGGAACTTTTTCAGAATCACCAAACCTTTTTACCAGGAAGGACGGAAAGGACGTCTACAGAATAACATTTGCTTTAAGGTTGCCGGAATTTATGCCCGGGGACATCATCGAGTTCGGGGAAAATGTAATTGAGGTCCGCAAATTCGGGAAGAATGTTACGGGGACGAACCTTATAAGCGGTTCAAAGTATCTTTCAAAGCCTGATGAGATACAGGATGCGAAACTCGTCGGACGCAGGGAGGATGCGGTCAGAACCGTTGTGGTCGCAACGGAAGATGATGAACTAATGGTACTTGACCCGGAAAACTACGAAACCGTCACCATCAAGAAGCCATTGTTGTTCAGTGCAGAGGCGGGAGACGAGGTCCCTGCAATTAAAACCAGCAACGGTATAGTTGTGCTGACTGAAGATAGTCCTGACACTGACTAA
- the cdhD gene encoding CO dehydrogenase/acetyl-CoA synthase subunit delta gives MTKKMKLSQISDLLQDLDVESLEGVTIEGDIELNISGGGGLNPALAYALGQEISQISLHMANIGRILGFPADQLFASAFGMAETPQELQPSPRIQELLASKFEVTKEESWKNQIQEVTLGASSGDGGSRKSTVTLGGENALPYYFDAEMPHRNHVTLDVFDMPIGMAKSVKVNYEDVMNDPAEWAKKAVREFNADMVTIHLISTDPLINDTPAREAAKVVEDVLQAVDVPIVIGGSGNPDKDPEVLEKAAEVAEGERVLLASASLNLDYERIAKAAIDYGHVVLSWTQLEINAQKELNRKLMKQCNLPRESLVMDPTTAALGYGLDYAYTNMERIRLAGLMGDDELTFPMSSGTTNAWGAREAWMVSSPLNQDSDWGPREYRGPIWEIVTGLTLSLAGNDMFMMMHPTSVQVLKEITQTLYGSIESEEIDITNWIGAEV, from the coding sequence ATGACAAAGAAAATGAAATTATCACAGATCAGTGATCTGTTGCAGGACCTCGATGTGGAGTCACTCGAAGGTGTGACCATTGAAGGTGACATCGAACTCAACATCTCAGGAGGCGGAGGACTTAATCCTGCACTGGCCTATGCACTGGGACAAGAAATATCCCAGATTTCCCTGCACATGGCAAACATAGGAAGGATACTGGGATTCCCTGCAGATCAATTGTTCGCATCTGCTTTCGGAATGGCCGAGACACCACAGGAACTTCAGCCATCCCCGAGAATACAGGAACTCCTTGCTTCAAAATTCGAGGTTACAAAGGAAGAGAGCTGGAAGAACCAGATCCAGGAAGTTACACTTGGCGCAAGTTCAGGAGACGGTGGCTCAAGGAAGAGTACTGTTACCCTAGGTGGAGAGAACGCACTGCCGTATTATTTCGATGCGGAGATGCCACACAGGAACCACGTTACACTTGACGTTTTCGACATGCCGATAGGTATGGCAAAGTCTGTAAAGGTCAACTATGAAGATGTTATGAACGACCCTGCCGAATGGGCAAAGAAGGCAGTACGTGAGTTCAATGCGGATATGGTAACAATTCACCTCATATCAACAGACCCGCTTATCAATGATACACCCGCAAGGGAAGCTGCAAAGGTAGTTGAAGACGTACTTCAGGCAGTTGACGTACCCATCGTTATCGGAGGATCAGGTAACCCTGACAAGGACCCTGAGGTACTTGAGAAGGCTGCAGAGGTTGCAGAGGGCGAAAGAGTTCTGCTCGCATCAGCCAGCCTGAACCTTGACTACGAGAGAATAGCAAAGGCTGCAATCGATTACGGACATGTGGTCCTTTCCTGGACACAGCTTGAGATCAACGCCCAGAAGGAACTCAACAGGAAGCTTATGAAACAGTGCAACCTGCCCAGGGAAAGTCTGGTCATGGACCCGACAACAGCAGCGCTGGGATATGGTCTTGACTATGCGTACACCAACATGGAGCGTATAAGACTTGCAGGTCTTATGGGCGACGACGAACTCACATTCCCGATGTCATCCGGTACCACCAACGCATGGGGTGCCCGTGAGGCATGGATGGTCTCATCCCCGCTCAACCAGGACTCTGACTGGGGACCAAGGGAGTACCGTGGACCGATCTGGGAGATCGTCACAGGTCTTACACTCTCACTTGCAGGTAACGATATGTTCATGATGATGCACCCGACATCCGTACAGGTGCTCAAGGAAATAACACAGACACTCTACGGCTCCATCGAGTCCGAAGAGATTGATATCACCAACTGGATCGGAGCGGAGGTGTAA
- the cdhC gene encoding CO dehydrogenase/CO-methylating acetyl-CoA synthase complex subunit beta: protein MADEFPFEISPMFEGERIRKDGMYAELAGPKSKGFELVRAAEMDEVEDGKFTLIGPDISDMEEGSRYPLAMIYKIAGELVEADLESIVERRNHEFQNYIQGFMHLNQRDDVWMRVSKEAVEKGLTSFESVAKAIMMLFKNELPFIESVEAIYITDMDEIEKEVDNARAVYKARDDRTRDLHDEDVDTFYGCTLCASFAPTNVCVVTPDRISLCGAINWFDGRAAAKVDPEGPQFAIPKGDVIDDESGEYTGVNEAAKRLSSGEYDRIKLHSFFEYPHTSCGCFEVVGFYIPEVDGIGWIDRDFAGTAPNGLQFSTMAGQTGGGKQVVGFLGVGVNYFRSPKFIQSDGGWDRVVWMPKMLKDKVANDIPEDIRDKIATEEDATDVDSLRTFLKNKDHPILERWVEEEEEAPEEEEETEAAAPQGGFAAPQMQMPANFTPTMPMMGGGGSGGVKVILKNAKVSIDKIIIKKQD, encoded by the coding sequence ATGGCAGATGAATTTCCTTTTGAGATATCTCCTATGTTTGAAGGAGAGAGGATTAGAAAAGACGGTATGTACGCAGAACTTGCAGGTCCCAAATCCAAGGGATTCGAACTTGTAAGGGCAGCAGAGATGGACGAGGTCGAGGACGGTAAGTTCACACTGATCGGTCCTGACATCTCGGACATGGAAGAAGGTTCCAGATATCCTCTTGCAATGATCTACAAGATCGCAGGAGAGCTTGTGGAAGCTGACCTTGAGTCCATTGTGGAAAGAAGGAACCACGAATTCCAGAACTACATACAGGGTTTCATGCACCTGAACCAGAGAGACGACGTCTGGATGAGGGTCAGCAAGGAAGCAGTGGAAAAAGGTCTTACTTCCTTCGAATCCGTTGCAAAGGCAATCATGATGCTCTTCAAGAACGAACTTCCGTTCATAGAGTCCGTGGAAGCCATCTATATCACAGATATGGACGAGATCGAGAAAGAAGTTGACAACGCAAGAGCAGTCTACAAAGCAAGAGATGACAGAACCCGTGACCTTCACGATGAAGATGTCGACACATTCTACGGATGTACCCTCTGTGCATCATTCGCTCCTACAAACGTCTGTGTTGTCACACCTGACAGGATATCACTTTGTGGTGCTATCAACTGGTTTGACGGCAGGGCGGCAGCAAAGGTAGACCCCGAAGGTCCCCAGTTCGCAATTCCAAAGGGAGATGTCATTGACGACGAATCCGGAGAATACACCGGTGTCAATGAAGCTGCCAAGAGGCTCTCCAGCGGTGAATATGACCGTATTAAGTTGCATTCATTTTTCGAGTACCCACACACATCCTGCGGATGTTTCGAGGTAGTGGGATTCTATATTCCTGAGGTTGACGGTATCGGCTGGATCGACAGGGATTTCGCAGGAACAGCACCAAACGGCCTGCAGTTCTCAACCATGGCAGGACAGACTGGCGGAGGTAAGCAGGTCGTAGGTTTCCTTGGTGTGGGTGTCAACTACTTCCGTTCACCAAAGTTCATCCAGTCCGATGGTGGCTGGGACAGGGTCGTATGGATGCCGAAGATGCTCAAGGACAAGGTAGCAAACGACATTCCGGAAGACATCCGCGACAAGATCGCAACCGAAGAGGATGCAACGGATGTCGACAGCCTCAGAACCTTCCTCAAGAACAAGGACCACCCCATACTTGAAAGGTGGGTAGAAGAAGAGGAAGAAGCACCTGAAGAGGAAGAAGAGACTGAAGCAGCAGCTCCACAGGGAGGATTCGCTGCTCCACAGATGCAGATGCCTGCTAACTTCACCCCGACCATGCCAATGATGGGTGGCGGCGGATCCGGCGGTGTAAAGGTTATATTGAAGAATGCCAAGGTCAGCATCGACAAGATAATCATTAAAAAGCAGGACTAA
- the acsC gene encoding acetyl-CoA decarbonylase/synthase complex subunit gamma: protein MKINSPLEAYKYLPGTNCGECGEQTCMAFAAHLIDRSKDLTECTPILEDKFKKKYEELDALLAPEIREVEIGVGENVVKIGGDDVLYRHKLTFFNQNALAYDVWDTMDEKDLVERVKYIQDFKKFYVGNFLTVDMIAIRSTSDDPKKFAAAVKKVMETTDLPLVLCSFNPEVLRAGLEVAKDINPLLYAANKDNWKEIADLVLEYDVPVTLFAPDDLDLLKSMAKTFAEMGTEKLVLDPGTFPTGERLRKTFNNFIKVRRAGIEGDREIAYPIMAVPFTAWMAHDDPVSASYWETVVASVFTVKYGDIMILHSTEPYAMLPELHIRDTIYTDPRKPVTVDPGMYEVGEPTKDSPVLVTTNFALTYYTVESDISSNKIDCYLWAIDTEGIGVEAAVAGGQLTADKIKKGIEESGFDLKKDTSHNTIVLPGLAARLQGDVEDATGANVLIGPADSGRIPGWMEKNWPPEKK from the coding sequence ATGAAGATCAACAGCCCACTTGAAGCTTACAAGTACCTGCCAGGAACAAACTGTGGCGAATGTGGCGAGCAGACCTGTATGGCCTTTGCAGCGCACCTTATCGACAGGTCAAAGGACCTCACAGAATGTACACCAATCCTCGAGGACAAGTTCAAAAAGAAGTATGAAGAACTTGATGCACTTCTTGCTCCCGAGATAAGGGAAGTCGAGATAGGTGTCGGTGAGAATGTCGTGAAGATCGGCGGAGACGATGTACTCTACAGACACAAGCTCACATTCTTCAACCAGAACGCACTCGCATACGATGTATGGGACACCATGGATGAGAAGGATCTTGTGGAGAGAGTGAAATACATCCAGGACTTCAAGAAGTTCTATGTCGGAAATTTCCTCACAGTGGATATGATAGCCATACGTTCCACATCCGATGACCCGAAAAAATTTGCCGCTGCCGTCAAGAAGGTTATGGAAACAACCGATCTGCCACTTGTTCTCTGTTCATTCAATCCTGAAGTGCTAAGAGCAGGTCTTGAGGTTGCCAAAGATATCAATCCACTTCTTTACGCAGCAAACAAGGACAACTGGAAGGAAATTGCAGACCTTGTTCTGGAATATGATGTACCTGTAACACTCTTTGCACCTGATGACCTTGATCTTCTCAAGTCCATGGCAAAGACCTTTGCCGAGATGGGTACAGAGAAACTCGTACTCGACCCCGGAACATTCCCGACAGGCGAGCGTCTCAGAAAGACCTTCAACAACTTTATCAAGGTACGCAGGGCCGGTATCGAGGGTGATCGCGAGATCGCATATCCGATCATGGCCGTGCCTTTCACAGCGTGGATGGCACATGACGATCCCGTAAGTGCATCCTACTGGGAAACCGTGGTGGCTTCAGTATTCACTGTAAAATACGGTGATATTATGATACTCCACAGCACAGAGCCATATGCAATGCTGCCGGAGTTGCACATCCGTGACACCATCTACACTGATCCGAGAAAGCCTGTGACTGTTGATCCGGGTATGTATGAGGTAGGGGAACCAACAAAGGATTCACCTGTACTTGTCACAACCAACTTCGCTCTTACATACTACACTGTAGAGAGTGACATATCATCCAATAAGATCGACTGTTACCTCTGGGCGATAGATACAGAAGGTATCGGTGTGGAGGCAGCGGTTGCAGGCGGACAGCTCACTGCCGATAAGATCAAGAAAGGAATCGAGGAATCCGGTTTCGATCTGAAGAAGGACACATCACACAACACCATAGTTCTCCCGGGACTTGCAGCACGCCTGCAGGGTGATGTTGAGGATGCCACAGGTGCCAATGTGCTGATCGGTCCTGCGGATTCCGGAAGGATTCCAGGATGGATGGAAAAGAACTGGCCACCAGAGAAGAAATAA